The DNA sequence TGAGATCGCGTGTAATTTTGGAATCTGGTGTATACGAAATGTAGAcgttcaatatacatatatatatatatatatatgtgtgtgtgtgtgtatatatatacagacgtCAGTCCATTATATCGCGCAGAACATGGAACGTAACGACAATGTCATCTATTGGCCTACCCCATTATAAGTATTGCAAACAATCATAAAGGGGATTCAACCGaatcaaatattgtaaattggCTTAATTGCAGCGTTTAATGACTGTCAGCAATCTGAATTccattttgtaattaaatgACACTTGTTGTGTTTTCAGATTCCCAATTGTTTTTCTACATTCGTAACACAATGTactattttgaattataaattaatagtaattataattattttgaatagtCAGTATCTCAATTAAACCGTGATGAATACTACATCGAACAACATGACACTAAATTCAAGAATACTGACATATTTTACTTCCTTTAAAAATCTTACAACTCAGGTGTAAACCTTAATTCCAGTTCTTAGtttcagccaaaaattttggaaagttCTGTCAAGTTTACTTAACGTTTTCGCGGATATTTCTATAAAACTTTGCCTTGTCGCAATTGAAAACTTGCAATTATATAGCGTGTTAATGAAACTTGAACGGCGTGATGGGAATGCACGAAACTCATGAAATCAATTTGTGACGAGCTGAATCCGTACCTAAAAttgactaaaattttttgcagctgtggaaaaaaaagtatgagcTTTAATGGCGTTAAGATTTTAATACAAGTAAAATATGTCTCGAATATTTTTGGATCTAGTTTTCTTCAGATAATTCAAATGAtgaaatgaaacattttttatttttcatcacctttgatataagaaaagtattagtttcggtcgaaaatcacttttccaacgaatctttaatttataaatttttttgtcagtcagaaattttttttctaatatttcttTTGATACTTTTTCGTTTGACGGCCAAGTTCTATcggtttcacatttttcactcGGCCGCTTTCGAGATCATCGCGGACGTTTATCGGACAGACCACCAACAGACTCTTCCCTTTTAATAATGATGGAAAGTTTTgcgaaaaacagtttttccaGCTTATTTATAACTGAAATGTTGATTACCGACAAGTTGGGTTATTTACGTTTAGGTAAATACGTGTAAATCTCAGTTTAAAAATGCATTACTTCTTACCGTTTCCTCGTACACACACCTTATcataaagtaaataatttaCAGCAGAAAATAAGCTACAAAATGATAACGAAAATGtatgattttgagaaattcgtAACCCCTTTTAAGATGCTCATTcgcacagaaaatttccaCGTAGAATgctttttttccatcattgGCCTTAAAACCCTGCGTGGGGGGTTGCCTATCATTTACGGTTTTTATCCATTCCGCGCTGtcctttcttattttttatcgaatcttTTAACCGAAAATGTCATCACACTTTGTGAGATTGTGCAGTTGctgatttattttaattctcaGTACTCCCTCTTAATTTCCTCCCATTCTCTGTTCAAAGATTGGAAAGAGTTGCAGTCTCATCGGTGCTGCAGAGGCGTTTAGAGTTTATGCCTCAGAGTAATACGTCACAAGGTCTTATCGGtgttctgtaaatttttagtttGATAACTTTGAGGACACTGCTCTTTATCAGGTTGCTGCATTCATAACAGCACAGATTTCCTCTACAATTAATCGACCTTCTATCTCCCAGCTTATGCACCGTTGTTCCTGTTTATCATCGCGACCCAAGATAAGCGAATTGTATTAGATACGCTCTGGGAATCGTAATTTCCAACACCCAATATTTCTTCCGAATTCCTATTTCTTGCGTGTTTCACGTAAGCACCTACGTTATAGCccttattttgaaattcgatcacctttgttttcatataatGGTGATATAGTATAATACCTACAACTCCGTGTTTTTGGGTCAGATAATATTTTTGGATTAATTTTCGGCGTGACGTAACGCTGAGAATCAAAAAGCGCAATTATGGCATAACCAAATAATAAAATCCGTCTGTTTTGTGGACTGATGTATAATCTTCCATACCACAAAGTGATTGCTGAAAATTGACTAAACAAAACATTCATAGGGTCACACGAGTTCCAAGTGGCAACGACGGattattttatagaaattaccaaaaaaagcTCTTACATGTTTGAGGATCCATTTTCGCACTCCAAAAATAATGACTGTTGAGTTTTTGTCTTTGAAAGGGTTAAAACTTAATTTCGAAATTATGTCGTCTCCTATTGGAAAATGTCTTCATGACGTCAGAGACTGTTTGTCGGCGCCGTTTTACCAtccataacctaagttttcaattttaatggaggcaaatcgtaattcttgagctttcaaatcaattatgtcacgtaaattaattaatcataatcaataatatacctgtTCTGTTATTCAAACGCGAAAGAAACGGTCAAGGGTCAGATGCTGACAGCCTGGTtgtattagtttgatttttttccaccagatgtCACAATGGAAAGTGAAAATACTACATAACCCGAAAACATTGAGCTCGTATTACTTATATATTATTGTTTCACGGTAACGTGACTATTAAACTTGCGTATAAGGCCCCAGTGGCCCTGCAAAAacgaactaattttttttagcaatcCATGTAGAATATTCCTTGGTAGAcactcgatatttttcattctacgaTCGAATGTATCATTACGTCAGATTTCAGCAATAATAATAGCctatcgacaatttttttatcagtccATAGTATACACTGATAAATCAGTTTGACACATGTTTCATTATTTGTTCGTTTCgctttttcattatatatcGAGGTTATGATACCGACAATGAGTTCTATTACCTTACTGGTATGAATTTCAGAGTAAGGTCCCAGTGTAGATACCTACCGGCATTTAACTGGgtcgtaaacttttttttttcactttttgctTGCGCACAGTTGGATGGACTTCCTGTTTAGGtaattgtttatatttataattattggaAACCGcctaattttaattataaattgcaCTACTATTTTGTGGAtagagtgaaatgaaaataaatgtaaattacatttgaattacaaaatattaattacttaAAGGATAGTATTATGGTTACTAAATAGTAAATTCATACTGATACTTTCCGATGATCTCTTCGGCATATGCTGCAATATACCAATCTATTGCATACGTATAGCCCCTTGCAAGATATGCTGAGGAACGAGATGATTCCAATTTCTATTCAGTCTAGCTTCTGGCCTTTTTTGAAAATGGGTCATATCTATGTAATATGACTCTTCCCTTCCAGTTCTTAGGTAtgtcttcttttctttatattttttcgtgTCTGATTATAGTTCTGCCGGCAATCCATTTAGTCCGAAGAGCTTGCCATCCCTGGTGTAAAAACTTCTATGTAAAACTATTGAAAACTgctatttgaaattgtttattgGTGGACTACTATTCCACTTAAAACTCTGCATATTTATGTTgaacaaataagaaaaaaaaacaaaaaaaaaacactacgCAACTGTCATGATAATAATACTTTTAGCTGCAAAACGatacaaatttgattttcaatagaGACCTAATGGATATTTTGCAGGCAAAAGTTTAAGGAACACGCCAGTTTGCGTagttctatattttttttcttaacataattatgagaaattttatatcgACTAGTTTTGTTAGTTGCTCCGAGTGCCATGATAAGTCTAAGCTTCTATTACCTCGTTTGCATCATTCGCTTAGCAAAGTTCTTCAATGTACCTTTTTCGTGTACCTACTCGTGATACATGCTTTTTTGCGAAGTTTTTACCGCAAACGGGTCTCCCCGCAGAAGAGATCTCTTAGACTTtaatactttgaaaaacttCATAGCTTTGACTGACTTTACAAGACTTTAGGTTCAGAGttcgcagaatttttttacggtgTATACCTAATTTCAGTAGTCGTTACTCTCTTGGGGTCCTTTAAATTAAGCCCAAAAAATGGCATGGTCAAGTACCATTTGTAgtaatttgcatttttggtgtaGACTTGCCTGGGTGATTGGAAAAGAAGTCTTCAAATCTCTCATATTCTGGTCCTCACTTTTACTGACATCACCTAGCGGTTATAGAATTACATTTTAATTTGGCAACAAAATTACAGTCACAAAAAATCGTACTCAAAACGTTAACGCCTCCTTCTCAATCGATATAATGGGAATGAATTCAATTCGGTATCTAATTTACCGGCGTTATCCGCAGAtgcaatttttgagaattcatCATAAGACATCGAATGACACGTTTACATGTTGACATGAAGCGAAAAACAAGGACGCGTCGTATTGACAATGGGACTAAAAATATGCCAGCGTGATATTTGAACCCCCCTCCACTCCGATCATTGTCTTTGcatgaaatatatacatacattacgaTTATATTGTccgtaatattttcattcttttcttgCACTGCGATAACGAACAGATTTATTGCATGCTTTATGGAAAGTCTGCGTAGTAACTCATTCGACTGTATCTTCCTGATATAAGGTGAGAGTATAACATGCTTACAGCATTAATTAATAAAGTAGCTGCCGGAAAGAGTGCGTGCTTTGCTCCATAAATAACAAAAGAGCTtcagaataatgaaaaagctGCAGGAAGAAGAACAGCAATTACGTGAGTGCAGTATCGTGCCGTATGCGTAAATTAATTGTTGGTAGTTAATTAAGGCACgatagaataaatttttgtgacaacgtaaaaatgactattttcaCCGATTCCTCATAATTCTTGTGACATTCATAATCAAATAATGCAACATTATGATCTTCTGGAAACTAAAGAGGAATCGGCCGGACCGTCAGAATCTGAAGTTAGGAAGAAAGGATAAACtgcctaaaaaaatttccagtgAGGTCATTTGCATGAATAACGTTAAACCTGTAAGTTTTCATCgatatgagaaaaatattttcaactcctTTATCCCGCTGACTAGATGcccataaatttttatcttcatgaaaaatattcatgagTTTTTACACGCAGTGAAGTTGTAACGCGCAAATGTAACTGCTGACAAACATCTGTTGTACAATACttacaaaaatcttttttcattcactccgaagatgaatttttgatacattttttcaggcaTTCTCGGGAAATCTCtatagagaagaaaataatcccCGACCGATTAGAATTGGTTCAATAATACTACAATCTAATCATTTTGAACATTTCTAATTATGCAACCTTTCctcaaattgttgaaatcTTGGCttgagtaatttgaattttgcatcTACCTATTTCGTATCTATTACAAAATAGGGATGTTGTTTCATTCGTGTTCACTATCGTTGGCGAAATTATGACATTGCTAGAGACTTTTTTTAAACGTTGTTATTACTTTTCCTAGTTTTTGGATTCAGGCGATCCGGGTGATACATCGATCCTTAATTACTGGTAAACTTGTACCCATGATGTGAAACAAATCTGCTGTTGTCTTTTCAGAGACCATTGAAAAGTCTGGTTCGGATGAATCGGCTAGCTTTGAACGGGCTATGCATTTGGCAGGTAGCAAAATTTCTATTATAACTTGCATGTACACAAGGTagctgaaaatatttatatataattaataattcgcAATGAAGTCAATTATCCTATGTAATTTTAGGCCATGGTCGATATCACCTGTCACTTATGCTTGTATGTGGGCTAATTTCGATAGCAACTGGTTTTCAAAATAGTTTAAGCGCGTATATATTACCAGCTGCGCAGTGTGATCTTAATCTAACACCTACTGAAATGGGATTACTCAACGCTGCAATTCCAATTGGTTAGTGATGATTaagcaatatatttttttatcgaagtatatattataatatttaaaacacATGAACTCGGAGTAATTGTCCAAGTTAGGTTTGGCTATATACGCAACTTGGGAAATTCTAGAAATTCAAAACGCCTTAACTATTTAAATGATCCTTAGTTAATAATTACCTTTTGTCAGAAaagaataattgaaacaaaCAATTATTGCATTGATCTTattaaattcattaaattttgtaCGTTTTATTTGAATccaaaaaatgattaatccaatgaaaaaaatcagagaagTCAAGTAAACGTCATTTATTGCaagaagcaattttttttcttccatttataTATCTACTCTTGAGCTATTAACGTCGTACAAAGAACtcgtactttttttctaataaatataaattttttggtaatcCTTATACTTCATCGAGAAATCTTTTGTGTACTTTCATTCAATTACAAAAATCAGACATACATACTTGTACCGATTCAACAGAGATTTATGGTCGAATTTTCACTTTACGTTTCACTTTAATTTTCAGGGGGTACATTAAGTGCGATGTTATGGGGCGTCCTCGCGGATGCAACCGGTCGGAGGCATATCATGATATGGTGCCTCTTGATCGACGGCATCGTCACGTTATTCTCCAGCTTatcccaaaatttttctatactcTTTATACTTCGGTTTATCAATGGATTCGTGTATGTAAGCAATTTATACTTATCGTTTTACTATATGAAGTACTCTGCTCTAGAAATGTCATAGGACAATCCAATCGAAAGtaaatatctgaaaattcTACCCTGCCAGTTTTTCGgatcaaatattttgaactGTCGTAACTCGAGATATCAAGCTTTACATTCGAAGACAAAGTTGGTcaccacgaaaaaaaaaaattttcttctcttcatctGAAGATAAAATTATGTTGAATCATACTTTGGTAACTTTTGCTTAGTTGTTTTGAACTAGAATAATGCAAAAATCgtgactttttgaaaaaaaaatttgcagactGTAACGTAATGTAGAAACgtataaactttttcaagttACTGGATaccatttgttattttttttttatttttgctatctaaaaaattatgactagttatttttcgtcacgaacaggaaaaaaaaaattgcaaccgATAATGTAATTACAAGAGATTTACAGAAccttgttcatttttatttgaactgTCGCATACAGATGCCGCAAATTTTGCTCAGCACCTAAAGAAAGTTTTAATAAATACGTGAATCTTTATACGatcatttaaaattaaaatttgtattaATTATACATGGTTTGCTCTTTTGCAGagttacttaaaaaaaaaaatcattataattttaataacataTACTAACACGATCGTATACATGAAATAACAATATAGGATCGGGGGACCTTCAACAGTAACAGTTTCATTCCTTGGAGAATTTCATCCTGAAAAAACGAGAGCTACGGCTATTTGTTACCTCGGTATGTTCTGGACTATTTCAAGTATACTTTTACCTggtgagtataaaaataaaaaatatcaaaattattctattatttCTGGACatagtgaatatttttttttaaattgaatattatattacagGTTTGGCGTGGATTATTATTCCCCTTGAATTTAACGTTATCGTGTACGGATTCGTGTTTAACTCGTGGCGATTATTTGTTGGGATTTTCGCCATTCCCAGTTTGGTCTCCGCATTTCTCATATCAAAGTATCCCGAAAGTCCAAAGTTCTTAATTTCCCAAGGGAAGCACAAAAAAGCTTTGCAGATCTTGCGGGAggttttcgtttcaaatactCGAATGCAAGCACATCAATATCCGGTTAGTATTATCATAAactttgtatacctatatttgtAGTCTTCAACCCGTGACTGTCAGAATTATTTGTTATCCGAAAAAATTGGCACTATTTTAGCTTTTTGCTTTCTTTGCTATAATTgatcaagtttaaaaatttgcgtccagttattgaatattttattattagatTTACTGAAATTTAGTCGAAAATCGAAGCGTGGTAAAATATCATCTAACCTGTATTAAGTTTTATCAGTTATTAATAGtcggttttcatttttaaggTTGCAGTACTTACTTACGATCATCATAAATCTAATGATGAATGTAATTCTATAAAAGCGACTGCAAGCAAAATGTTGGAGCAGCTGCATTACGTGTTTGCTCCTCCGTTACTGAAGTACACAGCTTTGATTGCGTTTATCATGTTCACGAATATGTTCGGGTAGGTAAAAAACTTATTAtctatacgaaaaaaaaattctataccaAACTGCATatcaaaatcatgaaaatctaAAGGGTAAGTTTTTGCCTCATTTCGATTCTCCTCACCATCACTTTGAACACAAACATATTATTTGACATGACAATATCCGCATCAGGATTTATTCGCCCCGGTTTTTGCGcagttattattaaaaatgacttacaattagtctaCACGGGTGTTCAAGTATTAGGACGTCCTAGTATTTACATTTCCAACGTTCCATTCAGATGGCATATATTTCGGTTTTTGTAATGAGTATTATTGACTCACTCGCCCAAATATTTGAGACAAATTGATATCAAGTGAATCGGGCCATTCAATAATTATGAAGTTAAATTTACtccatttgaagaaaaattttattcatcatgtAAACAcgcattgcaaaaaaatacaaaatataaaaatggttAGAATTACCACTTGCAGTAATgcagttttcattttctttcttccataAAGGCCTTATTTAAGTGCAAGtcaacaatatatgtatacctatgttaGGAGTTTTCGGCGAATCTCGTTGCTGGGTGGTAGCAAATAGGCAACTGAAACTACATTAGGATTGAGGTTCACATTCCCATTTCTGAAGATATTTGATTGGAATGCTAGGGGTTCGTCGGATAGGGTATCTGTTCGAAAATGGAAGTACATTGTGTCcattagggtggtcgttaaaaaggtcatttttgaatttcaactgtCTTACCCCTTAAATCGGctcaaaataatacaaaaatagtgacctcattttttcagattttcag is a window from the Diprion similis isolate iyDipSimi1 chromosome 6, iyDipSimi1.1, whole genome shotgun sequence genome containing:
- the LOC124406953 gene encoding synaptic vesicle glycoprotein 2C-like, with protein sequence MKKLQEEEQQLQTIEKSGSDESASFERAMHLAGHGRYHLSLMLVCGLISIATGFQNSLSAYILPAAQCDLNLTPTEMGLLNAAIPIGGTLSAMLWGVLADATGRRHIMIWCLLIDGIVTLFSSLSQNFSILFILRFINGFVIGGPSTVTVSFLGEFHPEKTRATAICYLGMFWTISSILLPGLAWIIIPLEFNVIVYGFVFNSWRLFVGIFAIPSLVSAFLISKYPESPKFLISQGKHKKALQILREVFVSNTRMQAHQYPVAVLTYDHHKSNDECNSIKATASKMLEQLHYVFAPPLLKYTALIAFIMFTNMFGGLGLGLWFPELFNRFEAYYKSHPNQTITVCELAYLREENLGHVHMGSNFTSKIISIASNLTTISDDDTFAECDSFVDNKVFINTIIMGLSCLLGNFASILLAGRLERRVMPVATGVISGIAGFLIYFLRSSTQNLIVACLFSSLISTANVVICSVIVDVFPTNVNSMAMCAATLAGRFGAIISNLLFGLLFKTSCEVPIFLIGSLVTCGGILGIYLPKHLIDLPEKNMKNFTIPQKNLSEDMEKQMFNPAG